Proteins from a genomic interval of Phlebotomus papatasi isolate M1 chromosome 3, Ppap_2.1, whole genome shotgun sequence:
- the LOC129807739 gene encoding uncharacterized protein LOC129807739: MLSPRGFQEIKDHISANEDKIRLLEEINAVLKERHDYEQNYKSMSLKFAKKQKEERERQDEYDKTRKELLSELEHKGSHLCKEHARLLHQIEHIQWHLEGCAKHHKPPCHAKSRDNIHRHHHGDKKLPPATATTATTTAATSCQSSATTITTTHAHHAHPPVRPSQMANLRNTSERLVKHIVDLRKRTFVLQERLEHEVVRKKEMEKKLTDIRKDISRQKKMLSMRRATPLPALPPVATKKQIPAK, from the exons ATGCTCTCACCCCGTGGCTTTCAGGAAATCAAAGATCACATCTCGGCTAATGAGGATA AAATCCGTCTTCTGGAGGAGATTAATGCAGTGCTGAAGGAAAGGCACGATTACGAACAGAATTACAAGAGCATGTCGctgaaatttgcaaaaaagcAGAAGGAGGAGCGAGAAAGACAAGATGAG TACGACAAGACACGCAAGGAATTGCTGAGTGAGCTGGAACACAAGGGGTCGCATCTGTGCAAGGAGCATGCTCGGCTTCTGCATCAGATTGAGCATATTCAGTGGCATCTGGAGGGGTGTGCTAAGCACCACAAGCCACCTTGTCACGCCAAGTCGCGCGATAACATCCACAGGCATCATCATGGGGACAAGAAGCTGCCTCCGGCCACAGCAACCACGGCCACAACCACGGCTGCAACAAGTTGCCAGTCTTCGGCCACCACCATCACGACCACTCACGCCCATCACGCACATCCCCCCGTACGCCCGTCGCAAATG GCCAATTTGCGCAACACTTCCGAGCGTCTGGTGAAGCATATTGTGGACCTGAGGAAGAGGACTTTTGTGCTTCAGGAGCGCCTTGAGCATGAAGTTGTGCGCAAGAAGGAAATGGAGAAGAAACTCACGGATATCCGGAAGGATATATCGCGTCAGAAGAAGATGCTATCGATGCGTCGGGCTACGCCACTTCCGGCTCTACCGCCTGTGGCCACTAAGAAACAAATCCCCGCCAAATAG
- the LOC129807742 gene encoding 26S proteasome non-ATPase regulatory subunit 10-like, whose protein sequence is MEALELYELSQQDFHELEILLGEKPEYAKKKDSNERSLLHWASLAGRDQLVKLLLTMNPGLLSERDDTNASPLILAALGGRLDVMKILVDNGADISDKNWNGHSSLQYACSKGFKDIVEYLLDKGADVNVRDDRNDTCLHRLASTGRKDIMEMLIKGPQRIDIDGQNAEGDTPLHLACQEKNLDCVALLVESGASVHILNKAKKSPLDYCSLQLRREILDKLNLAETPASS, encoded by the exons atggaagCATTGGAGCTGTATGAATTGTCACAGCAGGATTTTCATGAATTGGAAATATTGTTGGGTGAGAAGCCGGAATATGCTAAGAAAAAAGACAGC AATGAGAGATCTCTGCTTCACTGGGCTTCATTGGCTGGTCGAGATCAACTAGTGAAGCTCCTTCTGACCATGAATCCAGGTCTTCTCAGCGAAAGGGATGACACAAATGCCAGTCCTTTAATTCTGGCCGCTCTCGGCGGGAGATTGGACGTGATGAAGATTCTCGTGGACAATGGAGCGGATATTTCTGATAAGAACTGGAATGGACATTCTTCCCTGCAGTATGCCTGTTCGAAGGGCTTCAAAGACATCGTGGAGTATTTGCTGGACAAAGGGGCTGACGTCAATGTTCGTGACGATCGCAATGATACTTGTCTCCATCGGCTGGCTTCCACTGGACGCAAGGACATCATGGAGATGCTCATTAAGGGCCCTCAGCGAATAGATATCGATGGTCAGAATGCTGAAGGTGATACACCTCTTCACCTAGCCTGTCAGGAAAAAAATCTGGACTGTGTGGCTCTTCTGGTTGAATCCGGAGCCTCTGTTCACATTCTCAACAAAGCCAAGAAGTCTCCCCTGGACTACTGCAGCCTCCAACTCCGTCGAGAAATCCTTGATAAACTGAATCTGGCAGAAACACCTGCATCATCTTAA